TAGCGACTGGCCAGCCAAATGCGCTGCGCTGTCGCCGTTTCTGTTTTAGTTAATATAAAACTCTGCGCGCCGATTTGCCACACTTGGCAATTTACTGCGGACGCGCTGAATGCGATCCAGATCAAGCTCCGCCACGATGAGCGTTTCTTCTTCACCTGCACTCGCTAAAACGACACCCATCGGATCCACGATCAAGCTACGTCCTGCAAAAATATTGCCCACCTGATCGGCCGCGCAAACGAACATCGTATTCTCAATCGCTCTCGCACGGACGAGTGTCTCCCAATGATCTTCTTTCATCGCGCCTGCTACCCATCCAGCTGGTACGAACAGGATGTCAGCACCTTGCAGGGCAAACTGTCTCGCAATTTCCGGGAATCGCACTTCATAGCACACCATGAGGCCGATTTTCCCAAACTCCGTCTCCACCACCTGGTATGGATTGTCGCCCGCAGCGATAGCCTCGGACTCCACGAACGAAAAGGCATCGTACAGATGTGTCTTGCGGTACGTATGGATCAATTCACCAGATCGGTTCAGGAATACCGTCGTGTTGTATGCTCGATTAGGATCATGGTCGATCTTTTCGTACATGCCGCACACCACATAAACGCCATGATCACGAGCCGCTTGCGCCAGCCCGGTAACGAAAGGTCCGTCCAAAGGCTCCGCTACCTGTGCTGGTGTGACACCTGTTTTCGGTGTGGCTGGTGCGAGATACATTTCAGGCAGAATAACAAAATCTGCCCCGGACGCTTTCGCTTTTGCGATGTAAGTAACTGCTTTTTGCAGGTTTTCCGCTTTATCCATGGTCGATGTGAGTTGCGCAATCGCTACTTTCATCTATTCTCCGCCTTTCACGTTGGTCAACATACTTACTGAATAGTATAACTGATTTTATCCGTTTGGAAGGAGTGCTTCTTATACTTGGGCAGTTGACTTGGCGTATTCGCTTGCCCTACTTAATGTGGACGGGGAAATCCCAGCTTCTAGTGGTTTCTGATCAAACCGAATGAAACGTTGACGGACATCTAAACATCCATCCCCCCTCTCTTCCCTCTTCCTGGAAGAGAGTTTTTTTATGTAAGGTACAAGCGTTACGCAATGAATGCTTTACCGATCCATCTCCTTGTATATAATGGACTTGTCAGATTGATGAGAGGTGAGACCATGTCTATCCGTATCAAATTGCTGCTCTCCTACACGGGAATGCTGGTCATCAGCCTCTTGATGTTCGGGCTGACAGCGGGCTTGTTTACCATCGCAGCCACCGGAGATATACACAGCATTCGTGATTTTTATAAAGTCCATTACCAGTTGAACCCGTTGACAGAACAGGAGGAATCGATCTTCCTAGACTTGAAATACCTCGCCAAGAATACCCCAGACGAGCTTTTGAACAAACAATTGCTCGTCGACTACGATTTCAAGCTTCGGACAGTGCGTGCCGGGCTCTACGTGCGGCGAGAAAGCAATCAGGTATTCGAGTCATACACGTTTCATCAACCGGAATTGGAGCAGAACCTGCCTCCTTATGATCTAAACAACAGTCAGATTCGCAACACCTTCAACATCGGTGAGCGATTTTACGCGTATGCCAAATTCGACTTTCTGTATTCGGATGGGGCTAAAGGCAGTGTGTTTGTCATCCGGGAACGCAGTCCGTTCGCAGAGGTGACTCGCCGTCTGCTCCCTATTCTCCTCTTTATCTTGCTCGGCGTGCTGGTCATCGCCAATATGCTCCTGTACCGCTGGATTACCAAAAGCGTGATCAAGCCGCTCAACCTGCTGCGCAACTCGGCAGAACGCATCCAGGAAGGCGATCTGCAATTCGCTCTGAATCTGCATTCGAAAGACGAGATC
This is a stretch of genomic DNA from Brevibacillus choshinensis. It encodes these proteins:
- a CDS encoding carbon-nitrogen hydrolase family protein, giving the protein MKVAIAQLTSTMDKAENLQKAVTYIAKAKASGADFVILPEMYLAPATPKTGVTPAQVAEPLDGPFVTGLAQAARDHGVYVVCGMYEKIDHDPNRAYNTTVFLNRSGELIHTYRKTHLYDAFSFVESEAIAAGDNPYQVVETEFGKIGLMVCYEVRFPEIARQFALQGADILFVPAGWVAGAMKEDHWETLVRARAIENTMFVCAADQVGNIFAGRSLIVDPMGVVLASAGEEETLIVAELDLDRIQRVRSKLPSVANRRAEFYIN